In the genome of Desulfomonilaceae bacterium, the window GCAACTTCCCTTTACGGAACATGTTCATGCCAAGCTCCATGTCTTCCATAAAGGTCTTGGTTCTAAATTTATACATTCCCACGAGAAAAAGCTCATAGACACGACCGAAATACTTGACCGTGTCCATAAAAGTCTTGTGAAATATGGCTACCTTGGGATCGGTCAAGGTTCCCTTGTTCCTCAGGATACTGTGCCTGATCGGATCAAGGAGTCCCGGGACGTCGATGCCGTTTGGGCATCTTGCCCCACAGGTGTGGCATGTCAAACATAGCCAGATACTCTTGGACTGGATTATCCTGTCTACATCTCCCAATACGGCCAGACGAACAAGCTGATGGGGCAACAGGTCCATGTCAGGGGCAACGGGGCAGCCTGCGGAACATTTGCCACACTGGTAACACTGATTGATTACTGATACTAAATCCGCCGACATCGGCGACGCTGATTGCTTAACAGAGGAAGTTTGAGGATTCATTAGAGATTCCCAACTTAGCTAGAATTTTTAATTTTTTGACCTGGCATCGACCGGAAGGTAAGCAATGGCAATATTAAACTCGAGAAACGGGCATGTCAAGTCAAGAATCCCCAAGATTCCGAGGCATGGACAGCGCCCGAGGCGAGCATCCCTTGACCTCAATAGCCGCCGGACTGTATAGAATGTTCAACGCTTGATCCTCCGAGTCTTCGGGAGACTAAAATGAAGGTTTTCAATGTCAATAGGTTGGCCAAGGAGCAGGGCGGTGAATACGTCCTCGGAATGAAGGATCTGCATACACACGCGTGTTACATGATCTTCGGGACTCTTCCGCCAGGCGAGGACAACAGACTAGTCAAACCCGGCGAAGGACATGAGGAGATCCTTCTGGCCGTTGATGGTCGCCTGATAATTGAAAGTGAAAAAGGCAAGTCAGTGTTGGAGTCTGGCCACGCAACTCATGTGAAGGAAGAAGAGGCATTTTTTATTTCAAATCCATCTGAAAAAACTGTATTATATGTTCTGGCTGGTGGGCATTCCAGCCCCCATCATTAGAATTGACGGTTGATCCTGCCGGAGAGTCCAACTCTCCAAAGCCTGAGTGGTGGAATTGGTAGACACAAGGGACTTAAAATCCCTTGGGGCATGTCCCCGTGACGGTTCGACTCCGTCCTCAGGCACCACAAATCATTAGGGTTTTTAAACATAGACCATTAAAAAACTGACTCGTAAATCAAGACATTCTCACTTTTGGTCCCATTTGAGCCCTCCAAATATCTATTTCTTGGCCTTGGATACCGCTAGAATTTGGGTTAATCCATTATCGTAAGCGAGTTTGTCGATAACGGATGTGAGTTCTTGGTCATCGACAAAACCGTATCTCGGTGACACGCCCATCTTCCGTCCCGCATGGCCCATGATCTCTTCTCTCGAACTTCAGAATCGATGCCTCATCTACGCGCATCAGGCTCCCATGCATGGCGAAGGTCGTGGAAACGGGGTTTTGGATCCGGCCATTGTAAGCGTCTCAACGCTGTTTTCCACGTGTCTATCGTTGATTTTCCAAACTACGTCGTCCTGTAAAGACCTCACTCTCCCTATGCGCTCAAATATTGGCATTAAATCTTTATGAATAGGGATTCTCTACGGCGCTGACTCTTTGGTCTCGGTAGCATGGAAAGAAATGATTCTGGAACGAAGGTTGATGTGTCTCCAGGTTAACTGATAGATTTCCCCACGTCGCATCCCTGTGAGATAACCGACCATAAGAATGTCTTGAAACCAACCCGGACACTCAGATTTAATCCCTTGAATGTCCTCCCAACTTAGATAAACCTGACGTTCAGAATCCTTTTCACTTAATCTTTTGAGTGAGCCAGAGATCCACGGATTTTCATGAACTATCTCATGCCAGTTCTTCCACAGACCCCTATTTTTCTTCGTCCTCCTCAAAACCGCCAAGAATTTTATCAGCATACTCGGGATACAATTTTCTCATGCAGTCAGAACAGATGCCGTGGCCGAACTGGGCTTCAGAATGTTCGCTTATGTATCTTTCAATTCCCAGAGGTTTGAAATCGATTTCAAATTTCTCGGATTCGCCAGTCAATGCGACTCTGCCATAAATCTCAAACAATTCAGGATGCGCCTGTTTGATCCCTGGAATTGCCTCGGTCACTTTCTTTCCAACTATGTTTTCTAACCCGGTCAACTGCTCAAATGCAGGGTTTACGTCTAGCTATGCCCAGTCATCTGGGTGGCCTTTGTCATCAAAAAGCATCTTGCAGTAAGCACATCCCTCCAGCATATTTTGGAACAACAAGCGATAGCGTTCCTCACTCTGTTTAAGGATATTCTCCTCGTGCTTACGTTCGTTGATATTCCGTTGAGCAGCCTCACAATACTCGCTTGAAGCCATCTTACGGCGCATCTTTCGCAAGTCATCGATTAACTGTTCCCTGGTTTTGTCTCGGTCTTGCATGTAGTTTTACCATCAATCGATGTCCAGGATCTCACGAATTGTAGTCAAAAGCTGTCTCATGTTATACGGCTTTTGGATGAATCCCCTTGCTCCGGCCGCCATGACGTTATTAGCCGATCCGCTCTCGGAATGACCACTGGCTACAATAACCTTGGCATTGGGATTGACCCGGAGAATCTCTTCCAGGCATTTCCTGCCATCCATCTCAGGCATGATCAGGTCCAGTATGATCAGCGATATGCAGTTGCCCTCCCTTTGGAACGCCTCCAAAGCTTCTTTGCCATTATTAGCAGTGATGACTTTATATCCGAACTGGCTAATAAGTGTTGCGCCAAGATCCCTAATATCGTCTTCATCATCCACCAGAAGAACAGTCTCTGTTCCGCGTGGAATAGTGGTCTCAACGGTTGGAGCTTGCGAATCTTGTTCTACCTGAATTGCAGGTAGATAAATTGTGAATGTGGTTCCAAGGCCAAGCTCGCTATAACACTTAATTTGGCCTCCGTGCTGCTTGACGATGCCATAGACCGTCGCAAGTCCTAGTCCGGTTCCTTTACCAATCTCCTTAGTGGTGAAGAACGGCTCAAATATGTGAGATAGTGTTTCCTTGTCCATCCCTTGACCGGTATCTGAAAATGTAAGCACGACGTAATTCCCAGGTTTGGCTTCAAGATGAGACTTACAATATTCCTCGTCCATCTGTATGTTTGTCGTCTCAATAGTTAATGTCCCACCGTCCGGCATTGCGTCCCTTGCGTTTACTCCCAGATTCATCAAGACTTGGCTTATCTGTGATGGGTCCGCTTCGATTGATTCCAGGTTCCCTTTGAGATGTAAGTTAATATTTATGGTCTTTGGAATTGTGCGGGATAACAGGCTGCGAACAGAGGTTATTTCCTGATTCAAATCGACGGGGACATGCTTTGTATCGACCTTTCGACTGAAAGTCATCAAGCTTTTAACCAGATCTGCGCCCCGCTTTCCCGCCTGATATATTTTCTGTAGATCAGCGTAGTCAGGTTCCTCTTCTTTTTTGCGTTGGAGCATTAACTCGGAATATCCCAATACAGCCTGGAGCAGGTTGTTGAAATCGTGCGCCACGCCACCTGCAAGTGTCCCTATCGCTTCCATCTTCTGAGCCTGGAAGAGTTGTTTTGAAAGCTCAAGATGTTCCGTAATATCACGCTTGACCGCAACGAAGTTCACTATGGCTCCTGATGTGTCTTTTACCGGTGAAATCGTGGAATCCTCATAATATAGTTGTCCGTTTTTCTTCCTGTTTATAAACCGCCCTGACCAGATCTTGCCTGATTTTATAGTGGCCCATAACTGAGCGTAAAAAATAGAATCGTGTTCCTCGCTTTTCAAAATCCGAGGGTTAGCCCCTCGAAGTTCCTCCTTGCTGTATCCTGTCATTCTGCTTATTGCTGGGTTGACGTAATGAATAGTCCCCTCAGTGTTTGTGATGATGACCCCCTCTGTAGCTTGATCAATGGCGGTGGCCAGACGTCTTTGAGTTTCCTCCGCCTTTCGTTCGGCAGTCACGTCTACAAACATGGACCGTGTTCCGGTCACATGGCCGGAGTAATCGGTTTCAGGCATCGTGTACAAGAATGTTTGAATGAGTCTACCGTCTCGCGTTAACAATTGTCGTTCGCCCATGACGTATTCTCCTGCAAGAGCCCTTGCATAGCCACCACCATCAAGAAGTCGAGCCTGGGACTCAGGCGAATAAAAGTCGGCCAGGGGTTTTCCAATTACCTCCTCTCTAGCGAAACCGACGGAATTTAGAAACAGTTTGTTGCAGTCGCTAATGAAGGGAATTCCCTGCTCATTCCTGGTGATGACATACATCAAGGGCGCATCCTGAAACAGTTTTAGATAGTTCTCTTCACTTCGTCGCAACTGCTCCTCTGTTTTCTTGCGCTCTGTGATGTCGGTAAAGATCACCTGTACTGCCCGCTTGCATTCGTATTGCAATGGAGTCGCCATGACTTCCACATTTGTGGATGTGCCATCCAACTTCAAGTAAACATCTTCTGCAGGGTAAAGACCTCTTTCTCCGGCCATCATTCTCTTTATCCTGGATTGCGCTTTTTCTAATCCATCGGGATGGATGATCTCTATGATCGGCTTGCCTATTAGTTGCTCTTCTGTTTCTCCACCTAACAGACTCACACCAGTGGGGTTTAAAAAAACAATTTCCCCCTCAGAGTGTACCGCAATCCCAACCGGAGCCACCTCAAGCAGGTTCTTATAACGCTCCTCACTCTCTTGCAGCAAATTTTCCGCCCGTTTGCGTTGGGTAACGTCGATAAACACTGAACGTGAACGCACAATCGAACCCTGAGAATCTCTCTCTGCTGTCACATTTAACAAAACATCGATGACATCGCCACTTTTCTTAACCAACTGCAACGGAGCGTCTATTACCAGACCTGTTTTCATGAAAGCCGGAAACACAATCGACCGAGCATAGTGAGCCGAATTCTCTGTCTGGAAATCAAAAGATCGCCGTCCGAGAACCTCACTACGCTCGTAGCCGAGTTCTTCGCAGAAGCGATCAGATACGAAGTTGATCTGCGCTTGAGAATCCAATGACACCATCATGACAGGAGCTTTTTCCCAGATATCATGGTATCGCTCCTGGCTCTCTCGCAACGATACCTGGGCTCTGTTCAGTTCATCAGCCTCTACCAGGAGTTCTTGCCTCGAAGATTCCAATTCTGCAGTACGAGCCCGGATTTTCTCCTCAAGGTTTTGGTAACTTTCTTTCAGTCTCACGGACATCTTATTGAAGGCGTTTACGAGATCCCTCATTTCCTTGTTTTTGGGTGGTGAGATATCTTCTCCTAGCCGTTCCGGGCTTTCTGTTATCAAAACCGCTTGATCCCTTACCGCAGTAAGAGGAGATAAAATGAATCCTCTAATCAGCAGAAAAAGGGCGCCAAAAACCATGAATAATAAACCTATAAGCAACGCCGATAAATGGAGAGAAAAACGATTGGCGTTTTCATAGGCCACTTCCAGGGGTATTCGTATCGAAATCGCCTCAACAACATCTCCTATATGCCTGTTGAAGCTTTTCTCAGGACCATATCTTTTGACGAGATCTCCGGGGGCTCTATCTGGAGTACTGTGACAACGCAAGCAAGAGTCTTCCATAGACTCTCCCCTGCGAATAACAGTTAAGAATGGCTGTTTTTCGAAAAAACGCACAGCGCTTCTCTGGTTAAGTTTTACATCAGCGCTCAAATCATTTATGAACTGCCTTTCATACTCGTCAGCCTCGTTCTCAGGGGAACGTGCGTTGATAGCGCTTTCTTTATAGAAGTAGGGTTTTGAATTAAAATGGTGGAAGTATTTCTCCATCTTCAAAACAGCGTATGTCGATGACATCCAGATGGGATCAAAGTAATCTGTGGATTGCAATGGCCCTATAGTCTTAAAAAGACTTGGCTTTAGATCCTTTGTAAAATAGGTATGGGTGGCAAGGTTTCTGTCCAGCATCAAACGAGCTTTAGATTCCGCCTCCACCAGCGCCTGTTTTTTCATGTTGCTGTTCACCAGAATGATGACCATTACACCAACAAAAACAAAAAGCGCTCCGATTGATAATAACAGGTAGGTACGAGTCCGAATGGTGGGCGCCACGATCTACTCCTTTGTTTGGAAGCCGAGAGTTCTGTGGGGCACAAATCATTTCATAAGATTATCATGTTGTAGTTGTGCGGGTCTACCCAATGCCTGTATTGGAGTTGTCACTTCAAGCTATGGCGCCGCTTTAATTAGTGATTGACCCAAAAAGTATTCTTCTGGTACGCTATAATTATTGATAGGGTCTTTTAACACATAGCCCCTCTGTCAATGTGTCCGACCAGAGGGGTTATTTTTCATTGACCCACTTGCCCTGGTTCGTGTAAGCTCATCGAGCTAATTGTCTGAAGCATGGAAGCCCAGTGATGCCGTCGTTGTTCATCGTTGGGCTTTTGTGTTTATTGGGAATCATTTCGTACTGTTTCAGACATTTCCAGAGAAAAAGCTGTCGATATTTTTCAGTTGCTGTCATTTTCTAAATCCCTTCCTCAAAACCGACAGACGATAGTCTCGTTTCTGATGTCTTCAGATCAAAAAGGGCATTTCTGGAGGACTGGATTGTTATAGTCTCCGATGGGATCAAATGAAGCGCATGAGCAATGTGACCCACAGGAGACCTATGAGGTAGGATATCGCCACGTCACTGGGCCAATGAGCCGCTAGACCAACTCTGGCGATTCCCCCTATGACAAGAAACGAGGCGCATATGACCAACAGAGTCCATCTAAAGCTTCCTGAGGCCTTGACCGCAGCTAGAACAGCCACGAATCCGAAGGTCGCCATATAATTAAAAGCAAAGATGGAAGGAAATGCGGAACCTGGAATTGCTTCTGCCACCTGAACCAGTTCGGGAGAAGGTCGTGGCTGGGCAACGACTTGTCCAAGCCATGTCCCAATCACCCACAACCCTACGAAGCTGGCGATTGACAACAATCCTGCACGCAACCCAGCAATCACCCAGGAAAGCACAAACGTGACGCCAATTAGAATCAAGACCCATGGGAATTTGGCAGTTGAGGATAGAGCCTGAGCCCAGTTCGTGGATTCGGGCAGTAAGGACTGAACAAGCCTGGTACTACTTACGTCCCCCGGAAGATAGGGAAAATACCTGAGGCATAGCGTGAGCAGGGCCACTAGGCAGAGTAGAGTTAGCCACACCAGATCTTTGGTTCTCATAGCCACTCCTGAAAAGAGTTTTCCCAAGGTAAAACCAATTTTTTCAATTTACTCCAAATGGAACATCATAACAAATTACATCAAATCGCAAAAGTAAGGAACCCAGTTCAATACCATTACTTTACGGAGGGCTTAATTTAACATTTTAAGCTAACTAGCTTGGTAAATTTGGTCCCATTTTTTGGGGATATATAGGTGTATAAATGATGATACTAATCTATAACTAGCTGGTAAGATTAGCGAAAAGTAATGTAAATAACTTACTTTGCGGGACTTAAAATCCCTTGGGGCATGTCCCCGTGACGGTTCGACTCCGTCCTCAGGCGCCAACCTTCTCAAACGGTTCCGAATAAATCAGTTGATGAATTCGGAGCTACCCTGTAATGGCAAGCGCCGTATGTGATTTCCCCAATTTAAATCTATCTATTATTCTTTTCAGGACTGATTTTATCATATATTTTGTTATCGACCTCTTATACAATATTAACTGGGGTAGTAGTCACCATTTATACCGCTGGTTTTCGACTCCGGAGTATTTTCCATGCAAGACCAAGACAAAACCAGAGAGCAACTCATTAAAGAATTAAGTGAGATGCGCCTTGCGATCGTTGAATCTAAGGCAAACGAGGCTAAACTCCTTGCCGACGTAACGACCTTGAGCCAGTCGGAATCACATTATCGTGAGATAGTTGATCGGGCAAACGAAGCCATTTTAATAATTCAGGACGGACACATCAAATTTGCTAACCGTGCAACCCGAGAACTGACTGGATATTCAAAGGCGGACCGATCAACCTTCGATGTCATTGCCTCGGTTGTTCATCCGGATGATCGAGAAATGGTCGCAAAATACCATTTGCGCCGACTACAAGGTGATAATACCCCATTTCATTATGATATTAGAATTGTCCTGAATGACGGAACAGTCAAATGGGTAACGATGCATACATCGCTACTCGTGTGGGAAGCAAAACCGGCGGGCCTTTGTCTTATGACCGATATCTCCGAGCGCAAGCGGGCTGAGGAGGAGTTGCAACGGTACCACGAGCATTTAGAAGATCGGGTGCATGAAATCACCCATGAATTAAGCGTATCGGCGACTCGACTCCAAGACTTGCTGTATACTACCAGCGACTGGGTATGGGAAATAAATGAAAAGTGGGAGTATATCTACGCTAGTCCAAGAGTAAGTGAGGTACTGGGTTACAGGACTGAAGAGGTTCTAGGTAAAACCCCTTTGGACTTTATGAGTCCGGAAGAGGCGGCTCGTATTGGCGCAATTTTTAAAGCAATCGCCGACCGTCGAGAGCCTTTTTCCTTTTTAGAAAACACGAATCTACACAAAGACGGTCGAAGTGTCATTTTAGAAACTAGCGGGGTTCCTATATTTGGCGTAGATGGAGAGTTCAAGGGCTACAGGGGAACTGACAGAGACATCACCGAGCGCAAACAGACGGAAGATGTTTTGCGGAAGGCTGAGGAGACATACCGCAATGTCTCGTCTATAACCTCGGACATAGCATATTCCTGCTGCAAATCAACGACTACGGCCTATTCTATTGACTGGATAACGGGAGCGACGGAACGCATTACCGGCTATTCGGAGAATGAAATAAAGACTCTAGGATGTTGGGGGGCTTTAGTCGTCGATGACGATTTGCCCATTTTCGACACACATGTGATCGGTGTCACTCCTGGAGGGATAGACTTCTGTCAAATGCGCTTGCGCCATAAGACCGGCGAGATCGTTTGGGTCCGCGCGTCAACCAAATGTGTGTTCGATACGGGG includes:
- a CDS encoding 4Fe-4S dicluster domain-containing protein, with translation MNPQTSSVKQSASPMSADLVSVINQCYQCGKCSAGCPVAPDMDLLPHQLVRLAVLGDVDRIIQSKSIWLCLTCHTCGARCPNGIDVPGLLDPIRHSILRNKGTLTDPKVAIFHKTFMDTVKYFGRVYELFLVGMYKFRTKTFMEDMELGMNMFRKGKL
- a CDS encoding PAS domain S-box protein, whose amino-acid sequence is MAPTIRTRTYLLLSIGALFVFVGVMVIILVNSNMKKQALVEAESKARLMLDRNLATHTYFTKDLKPSLFKTIGPLQSTDYFDPIWMSSTYAVLKMEKYFHHFNSKPYFYKESAINARSPENEADEYERQFINDLSADVKLNQRSAVRFFEKQPFLTVIRRGESMEDSCLRCHSTPDRAPGDLVKRYGPEKSFNRHIGDVVEAISIRIPLEVAYENANRFSLHLSALLIGLLFMVFGALFLLIRGFILSPLTAVRDQAVLITESPERLGEDISPPKNKEMRDLVNAFNKMSVRLKESYQNLEEKIRARTAELESSRQELLVEADELNRAQVSLRESQERYHDIWEKAPVMMVSLDSQAQINFVSDRFCEELGYERSEVLGRRSFDFQTENSAHYARSIVFPAFMKTGLVIDAPLQLVKKSGDVIDVLLNVTAERDSQGSIVRSRSVFIDVTQRKRAENLLQESEERYKNLLEVAPVGIAVHSEGEIVFLNPTGVSLLGGETEEQLIGKPIIEIIHPDGLEKAQSRIKRMMAGERGLYPAEDVYLKLDGTSTNVEVMATPLQYECKRAVQVIFTDITERKKTEEQLRRSEENYLKLFQDAPLMYVITRNEQGIPFISDCNKLFLNSVGFAREEVIGKPLADFYSPESQARLLDGGGYARALAGEYVMGERQLLTRDGRLIQTFLYTMPETDYSGHVTGTRSMFVDVTAERKAEETQRRLATAIDQATEGVIITNTEGTIHYVNPAISRMTGYSKEELRGANPRILKSEEHDSIFYAQLWATIKSGKIWSGRFINRKKNGQLYYEDSTISPVKDTSGAIVNFVAVKRDITEHLELSKQLFQAQKMEAIGTLAGGVAHDFNNLLQAVLGYSELMLQRKKEEEPDYADLQKIYQAGKRGADLVKSLMTFSRKVDTKHVPVDLNQEITSVRSLLSRTIPKTININLHLKGNLESIEADPSQISQVLMNLGVNARDAMPDGGTLTIETTNIQMDEEYCKSHLEAKPGNYVVLTFSDTGQGMDKETLSHIFEPFFTTKEIGKGTGLGLATVYGIVKQHGGQIKCYSELGLGTTFTIYLPAIQVEQDSQAPTVETTIPRGTETVLLVDDEDDIRDLGATLISQFGYKVITANNGKEALEAFQREGNCISLIILDLIMPEMDGRKCLEEILRVNPNAKVIVASGHSESGSANNVMAAGARGFIQKPYNMRQLLTTIREILDID
- a CDS encoding phosphatase PAP2 family protein, whose product is MRTKDLVWLTLLCLVALLTLCLRYFPYLPGDVSSTRLVQSLLPESTNWAQALSSTAKFPWVLILIGVTFVLSWVIAGLRAGLLSIASFVGLWVIGTWLGQVVAQPRPSPELVQVAEAIPGSAFPSIFAFNYMATFGFVAVLAAVKASGSFRWTLLVICASFLVIGGIARVGLAAHWPSDVAISYLIGLLWVTLLMRFI